In Salmo trutta chromosome 28, fSalTru1.1, whole genome shotgun sequence, one DNA window encodes the following:
- the LOC115165554 gene encoding E3 ubiquitin-protein ligase MARCH9, protein MFKYRIRMFFNELKVLVFMRDDSRQPDRSDADRRSSMRGLGMGGCGWPPFVDCSSRDDEEEYYGTEPRPRSLGFEEKDPKLQVGMDTVSLTSTASSLRCRICFQGPEQGELLSPCRCKGSVRCTHQPCLIRWISERGSWSCELCYFKYHVLAISTKNPLQWQAISLTVIEKVQIAAIILGSLFLIASISWLIWSSLSPSAKWQRQDLLFQICYGMYGFMDIVCIGLIIHEGSSVYRIFKRWQAVNQQWKVLNYIKANDLGDPLSSSKGGGRGSRSNSHGLGSGGSGRRNRRFRTILDHHCGYTILHILSQLRPHNPRFGSTANREVVMRVTTV, encoded by the exons ATGTTTAAATATCGGATCCGAATGTTTTTCAACGAACTGAAAGTGCTGGTTTTTATGCGAGACGATTCGAGACAGCCCGACAGATCCGACGCAGATAGACGGTCCAGCATGCGGGGTCTAGGGATGGGCGGCTGCGGCTGGCCTCCCTTTGTGGACTGCTCCTCTCGGGATGACGAGGAGGAGTATTACGGGACGGAACCTCGACCTCGGAGCCTGGGCTTTGAGGAGAAGGACCCCAAACTGCAAGTGGGCATGGACACCGTGTCGCTCACCAGCACCGCAAGCAGCCTGCGCTGTCGTATCTGCTTCCAGGGCCCAGAACAG ggAGAGCTGCTGAGCCCGTGTCGCTGTAAGGGCTCTGTGCGCTGCACCCACCAGCCCTGCCTCATCCGCTGGATAAGCGAGAGAGGCTCCTGGAGCTGTGAGCTGTGCTACTTCAAGTACCATGTTCTGGCCATCAGCACCAAGAACCCATTGCAG TGGCAGGCCATCTCCCTGACGGTGATCGAGAAGGTCCAGATCGCTGCCATCATCCTGGGCTCCCTGTTCCTCATCGCCAGCATCTCCTGGCTCATCTGGTCGTCCCTCAGCCCCTCGGCCAAGTGGCAGCGCCAGGACCTGCTCTTCCAGATCTGCTACGGCATGTACGGCTTCATGGACATCGTGTGCATTG gcCTTATAATCCATGAGGGCTCATCAGTGTACCGAATATTCAAACGCTGGCAGGCTGTCAATCAGCAGTGGAAAGTATTGAACTATATAAAAGCCAATGACTTGGGGGACCCGCTGAGTAGTAGTAAGGGTGGGGGTCGGGGCTCACGGAGTAACTCCCATGGCCTGGGTAGTGGCGGCAGTGGGAGACGGAACCGGAGGTTCAGGACTATTCTGGACCACCACTGTGGCTACACAATCCTGCACATCCTCAGCCAGCTACGGCCCCACAACCCACGCTTTGGCTCCACGGCCAACCGGGAGGTGGTGATGAGGGTGACAACGGTATGA